One window from the genome of Osmerus mordax isolate fOsmMor3 chromosome 19, fOsmMor3.pri, whole genome shotgun sequence encodes:
- the LOC136963553 gene encoding protein FAM3B-like, producing MAACTSRHLWNFLRTAGFLFCCVFAWYFGRSAFDFGCEWSNNRFISASVARLHRETRPQQKPAGVPVPGRQKCNRWSKCPPGKFAFQILSGGGIQKQPKICFENAMIIDGHNAGRGINIAAVDASSGEKIDSASFNMWQGDNSGALINFLHKISNGSFILMATYDEGSTKLKPEAKKEIESLGSTIIGKIGFRSSWVFLGSKGFTIPEDINKEKILYSNSKTNRYKGWPAEVQIDGCVGHI from the exons ATGGCAGCCTGCACTTCTCGTCATTTGTGGA ATTTCCTAAGAACAGCAGGGTTTCTTTTTTGCTGTGTTTTCGCCTGGTACTTCGGAAGATCAGCTTTTGATTTCGGCTGTGAATGGTCTAACAACCGGTTCATCTCTGCATCCGTGGCTAGACTCCACAGAGAGACAAGACCTCAACAGAAACCAG CTGGAGTTCCTGTGCCAGGGAGACAGAAGTGCAACCGTTGGTCCAAGTGTCCACCTGGGAAGTTTGCCTTCCAGATACTTAGTGGTGGAGGGATTCAAAAACAGCCCAAAATCTGTTTCGAGAATGCAAT GATTATTGATGGACATAATGCTGGTAGAGGGATCAACATTGCAGCAGTTGATG CATCCTCAGGAGAGAAGATAGACAGTGCTTCTTTCAACATGTGGCAAGGAG ATAACTCTGGGGCATTGATCAACTTCCTCCACAAGATTTCTAATGGCTCTTTTATATTGATGGCAACTTATGATGAGGGAAGCACCAA GCTGAAGCCAGAAGCAAAGAAGGAAATAGAAAGCCTAGGAAGCACTATCATTGGAAAAATTGGCTTTCGTTCCAGCTGGGTCTTCTTGGGGTCTAAAGGATTCACAATTCCTGAAGACATTAATAAAGAAAAG ATACTCTACAGTAACAGCAAGACTAACAGATACAAAGGCTGGCCAGCAGAAGTACAGATTGATGGATGTGTTGGGCACATTTAA